In the genome of Pelobacter seleniigenes DSM 18267, one region contains:
- a CDS encoding tetratricopeptide repeat protein, whose protein sequence is MGFWGKIFGGGSSLEALKNAIDQQRFADARMLAEELAGKDLSAAEQAEVAALAAIAGDSLARLNLEEAQGLLRNNKYVQAREYLDLAKELVCSSELRQEIEAAAAPQPRVMDPAMTAETEPAASAAPVAVAAAASISVDDEEQLQLIMTSYPEDLRGRYLDKGALFKRAFLLTHAGEDEAALAAWQQLAAADHDDLYWFELGALQGRGGDLAAARQSLEQAVSINPELFLAVEALVMVLMTQDAYAEAEQLLMKLLENGVNPRFCHAQLTSLFARQGDYEQADREARIALTVHNGDPEFLQLAAAVFEKNGKLADAEGALQKIPGGGCGGGSSLPLAEYWLRHKKELGKALDVFNAACRQDPDNPRWQLRAAQTYVARNWRKDGLKLLNKVVGDPRLEPALAQEAEQLLAQLKSE, encoded by the coding sequence ATGGGGTTTTGGGGTAAAATATTCGGCGGCGGGTCCTCCCTTGAAGCGCTGAAGAACGCAATCGACCAGCAGCGTTTTGCCGATGCCAGGATGCTGGCCGAAGAGTTGGCCGGTAAAGATCTGAGCGCCGCTGAGCAGGCAGAAGTTGCTGCGCTGGCGGCGATTGCCGGAGACAGTTTGGCACGGCTGAATCTGGAGGAGGCGCAAGGACTGCTGCGCAATAATAAATATGTGCAGGCGCGCGAGTATCTCGACCTGGCCAAGGAGCTGGTGTGCAGCAGTGAACTGCGTCAGGAAATCGAAGCCGCCGCCGCTCCGCAACCCCGGGTGATGGATCCCGCAATGACCGCTGAAACGGAACCTGCGGCGTCCGCTGCTCCAGTCGCTGTCGCCGCGGCTGCCAGCATCAGCGTCGATGATGAGGAACAGCTCCAGCTCATTATGACCTCCTATCCGGAAGATTTGCGAGGCCGCTATTTAGACAAGGGAGCCCTGTTTAAAAGGGCTTTTCTGCTGACTCATGCCGGTGAGGACGAGGCGGCTTTGGCCGCCTGGCAACAGCTCGCCGCCGCAGATCATGACGATCTGTACTGGTTTGAGCTGGGCGCTTTGCAGGGGCGTGGCGGGGATCTGGCGGCCGCGCGACAGTCCTTGGAACAGGCGGTGTCCATTAATCCGGAATTGTTCCTGGCCGTTGAAGCGTTGGTGATGGTGCTGATGACCCAGGACGCCTATGCCGAGGCGGAACAGTTGCTGATGAAGCTGCTGGAGAATGGGGTTAATCCGAGGTTTTGCCATGCTCAGTTGACGTCCCTTTTCGCCCGGCAGGGAGATTATGAACAAGCGGATCGCGAGGCGCGGATCGCCCTGACTGTGCATAATGGCGATCCTGAATTCCTGCAGCTGGCGGCAGCGGTATTTGAAAAAAATGGCAAGTTGGCCGACGCCGAAGGGGCGTTGCAGAAAATTCCCGGTGGCGGTTGTGGCGGTGGCAGCAGTCTGCCCCTTGCTGAATACTGGCTGCGGCATAAAAAGGAGCTTGGTAAAGCCCTTGATGTTTTTAATGCGGCCTGCCGACAAGATCCCGACAACCCGCGTTGGCAGCTCCGTGCGGCCCAAACCTATGTGGCGCGCAACTGGCGCAAGGATGGTTTGAAATTGTTGAACAAGGTGGTTGGTGACCCTCGTCTGGAGCCAGCGCTGGCCCAGGAAGCGGAGCAGTTGCTGGCCCAATTGAAGAGTGAATGA
- a CDS encoding YbaK/EbsC family protein — MMASLETIKSYLEEYDIAVLEFEQETATAATAAAAVGCSVAEIAKTLLFLIGGNAVAVVTCGDMKVKSSKLKKVFDLSGKVRLPEIDDVAKYTGYEPGGVCPFLLPEQLPVVLDTSLERFPVVYAAAGNCHSAVPVSVAQLQVLTGAGVADICDPA; from the coding sequence ATGATGGCAAGCCTGGAAACGATTAAATCCTACTTGGAAGAGTACGACATCGCAGTTCTTGAGTTTGAGCAGGAAACGGCCACCGCGGCTACCGCAGCGGCCGCGGTCGGCTGTTCAGTTGCAGAAATCGCCAAAACCCTGTTGTTTTTGATCGGTGGAAACGCGGTTGCAGTGGTGACCTGCGGAGACATGAAGGTCAAAAGCTCCAAACTGAAAAAGGTCTTTGATCTGAGCGGCAAAGTCAGGCTGCCCGAGATCGACGATGTTGCTAAATATACCGGCTACGAGCCGGGAGGGGTCTGCCCCTTTTTATTGCCGGAGCAGCTGCCGGTGGTACTTGATACCTCCTTGGAACGTTTTCCGGTGGTTTACGCCGCTGCCGGTAACTGCCACTCTGCAGTGCCGGTGAGTGTGGCGCAATTGCAGGTTCTGACCGGTGCCGGGGTGGCGGATATCTGTGATCCGGCTTGA
- a CDS encoding two-component system sensor histidine kinase NtrB, whose amino-acid sequence MLKNMVTPLNDGVKNTWGFAQLLEHIDIGILVLDLDKETIDYCNAAFYEMIQDESLCRSYVSLQQLFLADSAEKDCQDRVSHVACRMSYRGRLFGFSVYQAATRYRCIFISDITEKSRLESIAQAVNLMDNIGFIFSGIRHEIGNPLNSLKMALSVLKQNADSASPDMLREYVERGLTEIGRIEYLLKALKTFSFYESVELKDLDLIEFMEKFISLVERDFHAYGIRIRTEIPLALPRVKVDERALHQVLLNLFSNAADALTGVARAEIRIKAEAKNRLVWLSVRDNGCGISPEQFQQLFQPFNTGKPNGNGLGLVITRKLLALMKSDISISSDLGQGTEAVVRLPITQC is encoded by the coding sequence ATGCTTAAAAACATGGTGACCCCTTTGAACGATGGGGTGAAGAATACCTGGGGCTTCGCCCAGCTTCTGGAACATATCGATATTGGCATACTGGTCCTGGATCTCGACAAGGAGACCATCGATTACTGTAATGCCGCTTTTTACGAGATGATTCAGGATGAATCTCTGTGTCGGAGTTATGTCAGCTTGCAGCAGCTTTTTCTGGCGGATTCGGCAGAGAAGGATTGCCAGGACCGGGTCAGTCATGTCGCCTGCCGCATGTCCTACCGCGGCCGCCTGTTCGGTTTTTCGGTTTATCAGGCTGCGACCCGCTACCGTTGTATTTTTATTAGTGATATCACCGAAAAAAGCCGCTTGGAGTCCATTGCCCAGGCCGTTAACCTGATGGACAACATTGGCTTCATCTTCTCCGGGATCCGGCATGAAATCGGTAATCCGCTAAATTCACTCAAAATGGCTCTGAGCGTGCTGAAGCAGAATGCCGATTCGGCATCTCCGGACATGCTCAGGGAGTATGTCGAACGTGGTCTAACCGAGATCGGCCGGATCGAGTATCTTCTGAAGGCATTGAAAACTTTCAGTTTTTACGAGTCTGTTGAATTGAAAGATCTCGATCTGATCGAGTTTATGGAGAAATTCATCTCTTTAGTTGAGCGTGACTTTCATGCCTATGGTATTCGCATCAGAACCGAAATTCCCCTTGCGTTGCCCCGGGTCAAAGTGGATGAGCGGGCTCTTCATCAGGTCCTGCTGAACCTGTTCAGCAATGCGGCGGATGCGCTGACCGGTGTGGCTCGGGCTGAAATCAGGATCAAAGCCGAAGCCAAAAACCGTTTGGTCTGGCTGTCGGTCAGGGACAACGGTTGCGGTATATCTCCGGAGCAGTTCCAGCAGCTGTTTCAGCCTTTTAATACCGGAAAACCAAACGGGAACGGCTTGGGGCTGGTCATTACCCGGAAACTTCTTGCATTAATGAAGAGTGATATTTCCATTTCCAGCGATCTCGGGCAAGGAACGGAAGCGGTGGTTCGGTTACCCATTACTCAGTGTTAA
- a CDS encoding DUF4388 domain-containing protein, with the protein MKKILIVDDETSFLLSLQDGLRVHRDKFEVLTAGNGREAVDILRVQPIDLLVTDLKLPEMNGFELLAWTSRHQPQLPVIVMSAFGTPEIEERLAKMDTLQFLEKPLDLDMLLDGILTGLNAKGKSFIRGITLATFLQLVKAEKKNCTLKVTSLNGEQAYLYIRGGELIDADYGHLTGLGAALDVVGWSDAEIEMDGVCRRQENIVGMAMEHLLIEAFKRKDEAAENQLRNPAAAVPSQDPLSLRMAQVLAQLAVVHEFAIFDKPGKLLKKNSGTCTVTGLAPKVIESMLNLLENDISFGNNYRSVVFNAGSRNRYLLFPYQGYRVVTKLKAGTAPQKIIEELKRCETTP; encoded by the coding sequence GTGAAAAAAATTCTGATCGTTGATGATGAAACGTCCTTTCTTCTCTCCCTGCAAGACGGGTTGCGGGTTCATCGGGATAAATTCGAGGTGTTGACCGCGGGTAACGGCCGGGAGGCTGTTGACATTCTGCGCGTCCAACCTATTGACCTGCTGGTGACGGACCTGAAACTTCCGGAAATGAACGGTTTCGAACTGTTGGCCTGGACCAGCCGCCACCAGCCGCAATTACCGGTCATCGTTATGTCGGCATTCGGGACTCCAGAGATCGAGGAACGGCTGGCCAAGATGGATACCCTGCAATTTCTGGAAAAGCCGCTGGATCTCGATATGCTGCTGGACGGGATATTGACCGGGCTTAACGCCAAGGGGAAAAGCTTTATTCGCGGGATTACCCTGGCAACCTTTCTGCAACTGGTCAAGGCCGAGAAGAAGAACTGTACCCTGAAAGTGACTTCCCTGAACGGTGAACAGGCTTATCTTTATATTCGTGGCGGAGAGCTGATCGATGCCGATTATGGACATCTGACCGGCCTTGGCGCCGCGCTGGATGTTGTTGGCTGGAGTGATGCTGAAATAGAAATGGATGGCGTGTGTCGGCGGCAGGAAAATATCGTCGGGATGGCCATGGAACACCTGTTGATCGAGGCTTTCAAACGCAAAGATGAAGCCGCGGAAAATCAGCTGCGGAACCCCGCCGCGGCGGTACCAAGCCAAGATCCCTTGAGCCTGCGCATGGCCCAGGTCCTGGCGCAGTTGGCCGTGGTTCATGAATTTGCAATTTTTGACAAGCCCGGGAAACTGCTCAAAAAGAACAGCGGCACCTGTACGGTAACCGGGCTGGCTCCGAAAGTGATTGAAAGCATGCTGAATCTGCTCGAAAACGATATCTCTTTCGGCAATAATTATCGTTCTGTGGTGTTTAATGCCGGCAGCAGGAATCGTTATCTGCTGTTTCCTTATCAGGGCTATCGTGTGGTCACGAAGTTAAAGGCAGGGACCGCACCGCAGAAAATTATTGAGGAACTAAAACGGTGTGAAACCACGCCATGA
- a CDS encoding nitroreductase family protein, with the protein MLQWLRQRRSIRKFLPRSVEQDKRDLLKEALLRAPSSRNLRPCSFVMVDDPEILSRLATAKPHGLNFLISSPLAIVIVADPLKSDVWIEDSALAAIIVQLAAEALGLKSCWGQLRLRQYSEDLSAEQYAGQVLGLPAHLRAPIIIGIGYPAEDKAGHAQVSLSDERMHLNQYRHD; encoded by the coding sequence ATGCTTCAATGGTTGAGGCAGCGACGCAGTATCAGAAAATTTCTGCCCCGTTCGGTAGAACAGGACAAGCGTGACCTGCTTAAAGAAGCTCTGCTTCGGGCGCCGAGTTCCCGCAATCTGAGACCCTGTTCATTTGTCATGGTGGATGACCCGGAAATCCTCTCCCGGTTGGCTACAGCCAAACCTCATGGCCTCAATTTCCTTATCAGTTCTCCTCTCGCAATCGTCATCGTTGCCGATCCGCTGAAATCGGATGTCTGGATAGAGGATAGTGCCCTTGCAGCGATCATCGTTCAGCTTGCCGCAGAGGCTTTGGGCCTGAAGAGTTGCTGGGGACAGTTGAGGTTGCGCCAGTATAGTGAGGACTTGAGTGCTGAGCAATATGCAGGTCAGGTTCTCGGTCTCCCTGCGCATCTACGCGCACCCATCATCATCGGCATCGGCTATCCGGCAGAGGATAAAGCCGGCCATGCTCAGGTTAGTCTCTCAGATGAGAGAATGCATCTCAATCAATATAGGCACGACTGA
- a CDS encoding FKBP-type peptidyl-prolyl cis-trans isomerase: MTAVAAGNKIKVHYTGTLDNGEVFDSSREAEPLEFEVGAGQVIPGFDQAVVGMQVGESKQVRIPEDEAYGPYNDNMVFDADPSQFEEGLSPQVGQQFQTQMQDGTPLLLTVKSIEDGKIMLDANHPMAGKALTFDLEVVEIN; this comes from the coding sequence ATGACAGCCGTGGCAGCAGGTAACAAAATTAAAGTTCATTACACCGGAACCCTGGATAACGGTGAGGTTTTTGATTCATCCAGAGAGGCTGAACCGCTGGAATTCGAAGTTGGCGCAGGACAGGTCATTCCGGGCTTTGACCAGGCCGTTGTCGGGATGCAAGTTGGGGAGTCCAAGCAAGTCAGAATCCCCGAAGACGAAGCCTATGGACCGTATAATGACAACATGGTGTTCGATGCTGATCCGAGCCAGTTTGAAGAAGGGTTGTCTCCTCAGGTCGGACAACAGTTCCAGACCCAAATGCAGGATGGAACTCCGCTGCTGTTGACCGTCAAATCGATTGAAGACGGCAAGATCATGCTTGACGCCAATCATCCGATGGCCGGCAAGGCGCTGACTTTTGATCTTGAAGTTGTCGAGATCAATTAA
- the dinB gene encoding DNA polymerase IV, whose translation MTVVRKVIHIDMDAFYASVEQRDHPELRQRPVIVGGDPNGRGVVATCSYEARKFGIHSAMPAARAYRLCPQAVFVRPRFSVYRQVSQQIMEIFLSYTDLVEPLSLDEAYLDVTHNKFNIQSATWIAQEIRRKINQTTGLTASAGVSYNKFLAKIASDVNKPDGLTVVTPEQAEKFIAALPIRRFHGVGQVTEQKMLRLGIATGADLLIPTLEELQQHFGKAGQYYFNIARGIDLRPVVPNRVRKSIGKETTLGEDVADIGQMLTIIGELAEQLAVLLESKQTAGQTLTLKVKYADFQIVTRSISREEPIASADEILALAEQLLQKTVAGQRAVRLLGVTISNFTTDIPLHDPLQLELPFQSFV comes from the coding sequence ATGACTGTTGTTCGCAAAGTCATACACATCGATATGGATGCCTTTTACGCGTCCGTCGAGCAGCGTGATCACCCGGAGCTGAGGCAGCGTCCGGTCATTGTCGGCGGTGATCCGAACGGCAGGGGGGTGGTTGCGACCTGCTCCTATGAAGCTCGAAAGTTCGGGATTCATTCGGCCATGCCGGCAGCACGGGCCTATCGGCTTTGTCCCCAGGCGGTTTTTGTCCGGCCGCGCTTTTCCGTCTACCGGCAGGTGTCGCAACAGATCATGGAGATCTTTCTGAGCTACACCGATCTGGTCGAGCCGTTGTCCCTGGACGAAGCATATCTGGATGTCACTCATAATAAATTCAATATTCAATCCGCGACCTGGATTGCCCAGGAAATCCGCCGAAAAATCAACCAGACCACCGGCCTGACCGCTTCTGCCGGAGTGTCCTACAATAAGTTCCTGGCCAAGATTGCTTCGGATGTCAATAAACCTGACGGCCTGACCGTGGTCACCCCGGAACAGGCCGAAAAGTTTATCGCGGCACTGCCGATTCGACGCTTTCATGGTGTCGGCCAGGTGACTGAACAGAAAATGCTGAGACTGGGGATTGCAACCGGAGCTGATCTGCTTATTCCCACTCTAGAGGAATTACAGCAGCATTTTGGTAAGGCTGGTCAGTATTACTTTAATATTGCCAGGGGCATTGATCTGCGCCCGGTGGTGCCCAATCGGGTTCGTAAATCGATCGGCAAAGAAACGACTTTGGGAGAGGATGTCGCTGATATCGGGCAAATGCTGACGATCATCGGCGAACTTGCTGAACAGCTGGCGGTATTGCTGGAGTCCAAACAGACCGCTGGGCAGACGCTGACCCTCAAAGTGAAATACGCTGACTTTCAAATTGTCACCCGTAGCATCAGTCGTGAAGAACCCATCGCTTCAGCAGATGAGATTCTGGCTCTGGCAGAGCAACTGTTGCAGAAGACCGTTGCCGGGCAACGGGCGGTAAGACTGCTAGGAGTGACAATATCCAATTTTACCACGGATATTCCTCTTCATGATCCGCTGCAGCTGGAGTTGCCCTTTCAATCCTTCGTGTAA
- a CDS encoding PEP-CTERM sorting domain-containing protein, which yields MLKRLLLAGLILVFWSGAALATPMTWVDTYDANPDQYIGWYSSYSYTHDITDNGFTPLQDLAFSYTLSIGLYDDRGFLDLGEIAVISQPGILADTTYNFDYSNNDIGFSIAGLLSVNLLGTVDVKIQSWYGDFYFDYSILTVKGEDFAPVPEPGTIILLGAGLAGLALYRRRKES from the coding sequence ATGTTAAAAAGATTGTTACTTGCAGGGTTGATTTTGGTTTTCTGGTCAGGCGCAGCTCTGGCAACTCCGATGACTTGGGTTGATACCTATGATGCAAATCCGGACCAGTATATCGGGTGGTACAGCTCTTACAGCTATACCCATGATATTACCGATAACGGATTTACTCCTCTCCAGGACCTGGCGTTTTCTTATACCCTGAGTATCGGACTTTATGACGACCGCGGGTTTCTTGATTTGGGCGAAATCGCCGTGATCAGCCAGCCTGGCATATTGGCTGATACCACCTATAATTTCGATTACAGCAATAACGATATCGGTTTTTCCATCGCCGGTCTGTTGAGTGTCAACCTGCTGGGAACGGTTGATGTGAAGATTCAATCATGGTATGGAGATTTCTACTTTGATTATTCCATTCTGACCGTTAAAGGTGAGGACTTTGCACCGGTACCGGAACCCGGTACGATCATTCTGCTCGGTGCCGGTCTGGCCGGTCTGGCCCTGTATCGGCGGAGAAAAGAGTCATAA
- a CDS encoding DUF4405 domain-containing protein: MNMRKITSLTALLSFVLLIATSIILYVVPAGRVAYWADWRLWGLSKEQWGAAHINLGFLLLLTMVLHVYYNWQPMLSYMKDKAKRFRLFTADFTVALVATLVVFFGTLAGLPPMSSIIELGARISENANLHYGEPPYGHAEMSSLEDFSYKVKVDLAEGLERLRTAGYQVADSKQTISQLAEANGVSPKLLYEVLKPQAGGQTAAMPEDPPGGTGQRRLADLCRMYQLDVDKIVAGLAQQGITAKAEQTMKEVASAHGKDPHAVYAMVYQLSLQ; this comes from the coding sequence ATGAATATGCGAAAAATTACTTCACTGACCGCACTGCTTTCTTTTGTTTTGCTGATCGCCACCAGTATCATTCTGTATGTTGTCCCGGCCGGACGGGTGGCTTACTGGGCCGACTGGCGACTGTGGGGCTTAAGTAAGGAACAGTGGGGAGCGGCTCACATCAACCTGGGTTTTCTGTTGTTGCTCACCATGGTGCTGCACGTCTATTACAACTGGCAGCCGATGCTCAGCTACATGAAGGATAAGGCAAAACGGTTCCGGTTGTTTACTGCTGATTTTACGGTTGCCTTGGTTGCCACCCTGGTGGTTTTTTTCGGGACCCTGGCCGGTTTGCCGCCGATGAGTTCAATTATTGAGCTCGGGGCGAGAATCAGCGAAAACGCCAATCTGCATTATGGTGAACCTCCTTACGGACATGCGGAAATGTCTTCGCTGGAGGATTTTTCATATAAGGTCAAAGTTGATCTGGCGGAAGGCCTGGAGCGGTTGCGGACAGCCGGGTATCAGGTAGCCGACAGCAAGCAGACCATCAGTCAACTTGCCGAGGCCAACGGAGTTTCTCCCAAATTGCTTTATGAGGTCCTCAAGCCCCAAGCCGGCGGGCAGACAGCCGCTATGCCGGAAGATCCGCCTGGGGGGACGGGGCAGCGGCGGCTGGCTGATTTGTGTCGGATGTACCAGCTCGATGTCGATAAGATCGTGGCGGGCTTAGCACAGCAGGGAATAACCGCTAAGGCAGAACAGACCATGAAGGAGGTCGCCAGCGCCCATGGCAAAGATCCGCATGCGGTTTATGCCATGGTTTATCAGCTCAGCTTGCAGTAA
- a CDS encoding MaoC family dehydratase produces the protein MEQDQANRLQSFLTFLAPQIGQEIHVGPWLQIDQERIDKFSEVTGDLQWIHIDPERAAKESPYGATIAHGYLTLSLLPYLTESNHPDFFQKNYPGMKYRVNYGLNKLRFPAPVKVGANIRARTTIQEVEQVKNSVQIIYLITVELEGSAKPACIAEFVARLYP, from the coding sequence ATGGAACAGGATCAGGCCAACCGCCTGCAAAGTTTTCTGACCTTCCTGGCCCCGCAAATCGGCCAGGAAATTCACGTCGGTCCCTGGCTGCAAATAGACCAGGAACGCATTGACAAATTTTCCGAAGTCACCGGCGATCTGCAATGGATTCATATCGACCCGGAGCGGGCCGCCAAAGAATCACCCTACGGGGCGACCATTGCCCATGGCTATCTGACCCTGTCGTTGCTCCCCTACCTGACCGAAAGCAATCACCCGGATTTCTTCCAGAAAAACTATCCGGGGATGAAGTATCGGGTCAACTACGGCCTGAACAAGCTCCGCTTTCCGGCGCCGGTCAAAGTCGGCGCCAACATTCGTGCGCGGACCACGATCCAGGAAGTTGAGCAGGTGAAAAACTCCGTGCAGATCATCTATCTGATCACGGTTGAGTTGGAAGGTTCCGCCAAACCGGCCTGCATTGCAGAATTTGTCGCCCGCCTTTATCCCTGA
- a CDS encoding peroxiredoxin, translating into MAIIEGAKAPEFTLPGSDGKTHRLTDYAGKKLIIYFYPKDNTPGCTKESCAFAESYRELQELDVNLVGVSKDSLASHDKFIAKFGLPFVLLSDPETTMLQSYDAWGEKKLYGKVSLGCIRSTVIINNDGTVLKHWPQVKKAAEHPQEVLEYLKGK; encoded by the coding sequence ATGGCAATTATCGAAGGAGCAAAAGCCCCTGAGTTCACCCTTCCCGGCAGTGACGGAAAAACCCATCGTCTGACCGACTACGCTGGAAAAAAACTGATCATCTATTTCTATCCGAAAGACAATACCCCCGGCTGCACCAAAGAATCCTGTGCCTTTGCAGAAAGTTACCGAGAGTTGCAGGAGCTCGACGTCAACCTGGTCGGCGTCAGCAAGGACAGTCTGGCCTCGCACGATAAGTTTATCGCCAAGTTCGGACTGCCCTTCGTACTGCTCTCGGACCCGGAAACGACCATGCTGCAGAGTTACGATGCCTGGGGCGAAAAGAAACTGTACGGCAAGGTCAGCCTCGGCTGCATCCGCTCGACAGTCATCATCAACAATGACGGCACTGTCCTGAAACATTGGCCGCAGGTCAAAAAAGCAGCCGAGCACCCTCAGGAAGTCCTCGAATATCTGAAAGGTAAATAA
- a CDS encoding antitoxin, producing the protein MELEELYQAALAKWGADAQYDQMVEECAELITALKHFRRGKTDQQAVINELADVRLMLGQLAWMFGADKVAAATQQKLAKLNDLLATLPPEQGA; encoded by the coding sequence ATGGAGCTCGAAGAACTTTATCAAGCCGCCCTCGCCAAGTGGGGTGCAGATGCCCAGTATGACCAGATGGTTGAGGAATGCGCTGAACTCATTACCGCGTTGAAACATTTTCGCCGTGGCAAAACAGATCAACAGGCAGTCATTAATGAACTAGCCGATGTCAGACTGATGCTCGGGCAGCTTGCCTGGATGTTCGGCGCGGACAAAGTCGCAGCTGCGACGCAACAGAAACTTGCTAAATTGAACGATTTGCTGGCAACCCTGCCCCCGGAACAAGGAGCCTGA
- a CDS encoding GGDEF domain-containing protein encodes MLLLKNILPVVGMVLLLVSLLVIRRLISHLPDGKIKGRWCFLQGLVCLFLVGYGYYAVAFGRTYGGPAELIVPVIFFFGAVFVLLVCRLALETAKDLKRVFVLEQENTIDCLTGVNNRRYLERRLKEEFSRVSRYGFPLSLVMLDIDHFKQVNDRWGHHCGDQALKKLASLMRDSIREADSLCRYGGEEFLLVLPHTKKADAIKIAEKLRQQIEHSELFCCDTETQAVPLRVTVSMGVADHLHGMDTVQALLDRADKALYRAKSAGRNRVICWDNEKRDSGTQGAR; translated from the coding sequence ATGCTGCTGCTGAAAAATATTTTACCTGTTGTTGGAATGGTCCTGCTGCTGGTTTCTTTACTGGTTATCCGCCGGCTGATTTCCCATTTGCCAGATGGAAAAATAAAAGGGCGGTGGTGCTTCCTGCAGGGGTTGGTGTGCTTGTTCCTGGTAGGGTATGGCTATTATGCCGTCGCATTTGGTCGCACCTACGGCGGGCCGGCTGAATTGATCGTACCTGTCATCTTTTTTTTCGGGGCGGTGTTTGTGCTGCTGGTTTGCAGACTGGCTTTGGAGACGGCAAAAGATCTGAAAAGGGTTTTTGTTCTCGAACAGGAAAATACCATTGACTGTCTTACCGGGGTCAATAACCGCCGTTATCTGGAAAGGCGCCTCAAGGAGGAATTTTCCAGAGTGTCCAGGTACGGGTTTCCATTGTCGCTGGTGATGCTGGATATCGATCATTTTAAGCAGGTCAATGACCGCTGGGGGCATCATTGCGGTGATCAGGCGTTGAAGAAACTGGCGAGCCTGATGCGTGATTCCATTCGTGAAGCAGATAGTCTTTGCCGTTATGGCGGGGAAGAGTTTCTGCTGGTGCTCCCTCATACGAAAAAGGCGGACGCGATCAAAATCGCAGAGAAACTCCGCCAACAGATTGAGCACAGTGAGCTGTTCTGCTGTGACACTGAGACCCAGGCGGTTCCGTTGCGGGTGACTGTCAGTATGGGGGTGGCTGATCACCTGCACGGCATGGATACGGTGCAGGCGCTTCTGGATCGGGCTGATAAAGCCCTCTACCGAGCCAAGTCGGCTGGTCGGAACCGAGTTATTTGCTGGGATAATGAGAAGCGTGATTCGGGGACGCAGGGAGCACGCTAA
- a CDS encoding FadR/GntR family transcriptional regulator: protein MTTVFKPIRPKKLSEEIVDQIKELISRGELGPGQRIPSERELATLLGVSRPSVREAIMVLEAMGFLESRQGGGTFVRSLADATMADPLANMVERRDPRMLHALTEVRIGLETWSAYLAAKRAEKPELDRLRQLFTIMEEQAENGGWDPEVDFQFHLTITAASHNTLQVHVLNTIQTLFQTTIMVALGEFYSKEGYIKLLLEHHRNILEAIENRNPERAREVMMQHLTLVEEKLALFLQTSPPAPEKD from the coding sequence ATGACCACCGTATTCAAACCGATCCGCCCCAAAAAGCTCTCGGAAGAAATCGTCGATCAGATTAAAGAGCTTATCTCACGCGGTGAGTTGGGCCCCGGACAGCGCATTCCCTCGGAGAGGGAACTGGCCACGCTGCTTGGCGTCAGCCGCCCTTCGGTGCGCGAAGCGATTATGGTGCTGGAAGCCATGGGCTTCCTTGAATCTCGCCAGGGGGGTGGAACCTTTGTCCGTTCACTGGCAGACGCAACCATGGCCGATCCCTTGGCCAATATGGTTGAGCGGCGCGATCCACGCATGCTGCATGCCTTGACCGAGGTCCGCATCGGCCTGGAAACCTGGTCGGCTTACCTGGCAGCAAAGAGAGCCGAAAAACCAGAATTGGATCGCCTGCGCCAACTGTTTACCATTATGGAAGAACAGGCTGAAAACGGTGGCTGGGACCCCGAGGTCGATTTTCAATTTCACCTGACCATTACCGCAGCCAGCCACAATACGCTGCAGGTTCATGTGCTGAACACAATACAAACCCTCTTTCAAACAACGATCATGGTCGCACTCGGTGAATTTTACAGCAAGGAAGGCTACATCAAGCTGCTGCTGGAACATCACCGCAACATTCTTGAGGCTATTGAAAATCGTAATCCGGAGCGAGCCAGGGAAGTTATGATGCAGCATCTGACCCTGGTCGAAGAGAAGCTCGCCCTGTTCCTGCAGACCAGCCCCCCTGCCCCTGAAAAAGACTGA